A stretch of Pseudolysobacter antarcticus DNA encodes these proteins:
- a CDS encoding response regulator, translating into MKAQTANVLLVEDDFALASSTMELLAALGYGARLADSAAKAYETLSQPNDLDIVLLDLQLGRERGEAVVIKLRAAGTAIPPIIILSAMPIKTLSDAVEITHAHAMLQKPCSVPQLVNAIESALA; encoded by the coding sequence ATGAAAGCCCAAACTGCGAACGTACTGCTTGTGGAAGATGATTTTGCGTTGGCCAGCTCGACGATGGAGTTGCTCGCTGCCCTGGGTTATGGGGCCAGATTGGCCGACTCCGCAGCGAAGGCCTATGAGACGCTGAGCCAGCCTAACGACCTCGACATCGTCTTGCTCGATCTGCAGTTGGGCAGGGAGCGTGGCGAAGCGGTGGTTATAAAACTCAGGGCCGCCGGCACGGCAATTCCGCCGATCATCATTCTGTCAGCGATGCCCATCAAGACGCTGAGCGATGCGGTTGAGATCACGCATGCCCACGCCATGTTGCAGAAACCATGCTCGGTGCCACAGCTGGTAAATGCCATCGAATCGGCATTGGCTTGA
- the cls gene encoding cardiolipin synthase — MHFDLLQISTLVIAIHLLGLIAAGHAIMSVRTSQGAIAWAIALAGLPYFTLIPYLFLGRTRFTGYVRKRRQRNTQMRGDSAEPNWREMHEQMEITGVTPLHPGIRALTALTGMPFLPGNKVRLLIDGTQTFAAIFAAIEAAKSYVMVQFFIVRDDHLGRSLRDLLIRKSAAGVAVYFLYDGIGSFSLPSRYIAELAAGGVHIREFATKRRIVNRFQLNFRNHRKTVVVDGQCALIGGLNVGVEYLGEQPPLSPWRDTHIEVCGPAVACIQITFLEDWYWVTQKLPAIEQPRPLRDAGMYCQLIPSGPADSQETCSLFFVEAINSARERVWITTPYFVPDESVFAALRLAALRGVQVRILMPSRPDHRVSFEAGLLYAYDAVRAGIEVYRYLPGFMHQKVVLVDDVAAAIGTANLDNRSLRLNFELMLLTVDRGFASEVEQMLLADFSHSKRVHANDYLQAPAWRRFGMHVARLFAPIL; from the coding sequence ATGCATTTTGACCTACTGCAAATCAGCACGCTGGTGATCGCGATCCACCTGCTTGGCTTGATCGCTGCCGGGCACGCGATCATGTCGGTGCGCACGTCGCAGGGCGCGATCGCGTGGGCCATCGCGCTCGCCGGTTTGCCATACTTCACACTGATCCCATACCTGTTCCTCGGACGTACGCGTTTCACCGGTTATGTCCGCAAGCGGCGCCAACGCAATACCCAGATGCGCGGCGACAGCGCCGAACCGAACTGGCGCGAAATGCACGAACAGATGGAAATCACTGGCGTTACGCCGTTGCATCCGGGAATTCGCGCGCTGACAGCATTGACCGGCATGCCTTTTCTGCCCGGCAACAAGGTGCGTTTGCTGATCGATGGCACGCAGACTTTTGCGGCAATCTTCGCCGCGATCGAGGCTGCGAAAAGTTATGTGATGGTGCAATTTTTCATCGTGCGCGACGATCATCTCGGGCGCAGTCTGCGCGACTTGCTGATCCGCAAAAGTGCAGCAGGAGTGGCGGTATATTTTCTCTACGACGGCATCGGCAGTTTCAGCCTGCCGTCGCGCTACATCGCGGAATTGGCTGCGGGCGGTGTACACATTCGTGAGTTCGCCACCAAACGCCGCATCGTCAATCGCTTCCAGTTGAACTTTCGCAATCATCGCAAGACCGTTGTGGTCGATGGTCAATGCGCGCTCATCGGCGGCTTGAATGTCGGCGTGGAATATCTCGGCGAGCAACCACCGTTGTCGCCATGGCGCGATACCCATATCGAAGTGTGCGGGCCCGCCGTTGCGTGCATCCAGATCACCTTTCTCGAAGACTGGTATTGGGTCACGCAAAAGCTGCCGGCGATCGAGCAACCGCGTCCGCTCAGGGATGCCGGCATGTATTGTCAGCTGATCCCCAGCGGCCCGGCCGACAGCCAGGAAACCTGCTCGCTGTTTTTTGTCGAGGCGATCAATTCGGCACGTGAAAGAGTGTGGATCACGACGCCGTATTTTGTTCCCGATGAATCGGTATTTGCGGCGCTTCGACTGGCCGCATTGCGCGGCGTGCAGGTGCGCATATTGATGCCGAGCCGACCCGATCATCGCGTCAGTTTCGAGGCCGGCTTGCTGTATGCCTACGATGCGGTGCGCGCGGGAATCGAGGTCTACCGTTATCTACCGGGCTTCATGCACCAGAAGGTGGTCCTGGTTGACGACGTGGCGGCCGCGATCGGTACGGCCAATCTCGACAATCGATCGTTGCGCCTGAATTTTGAGCTGATGCTGCTGACCGTTGATCGCGGTTTCGCCAGCGAGGTCGAGCAAATGTTGCTGGCCGATTTTTCCCATTCGAAACGCGTGCATGCCAACGATTATCTGCAGGCTCCAGCGTGGCGCCGTTTTGGCATGCATGTGGCGCGACTTTTTGCGCCGATACTTTGA
- the fdhF gene encoding formate dehydrogenase subunit alpha, which yields MLSIIEHDFGTPLSKSGKRVSLEIDGFTVDVAEGTSVMRAAASIGIAIPKLCATEMLDAFGSCRLCLVQVEGMKGYPASCTTPVAPGMKVTTQNKKLADVRRGVMELYISDHPLDCLTCPANGHCELQDMAGVVGLREVRYGYAGENHLDAKKDESNPYFTFDPSKCIVCSRCVRACEEVQGTFALTIEGRGFDSKVAASQNDSFLDSECVSCGACVQACPTATLSEKSLIAKGQAEHSITTTCAYCGVGCSFRAEMKGQELVRMVPNMDGQANHGHSCVKGRFAIGYTTHPDRITKPMIRARIGDPWREVSWEEAIKHTAAEFRRIQKQYGRDSVGGITSSRCTNEETYLVQKLVRAAFGNNNVDTCARVCHSPTGYGLKNTLGESAGTQDFDSVMLADVIFVIGANPTDGHPVFASQMKRRLRQGAKLIVADPRRIDLIRTPHIEAQHHLQLRPGTNVALINSVAHVIVAEGLLNEAFVAQRCEKESFDKWRAFVGELRNSPEAMETVTGVPAAEVRAAARLYATGGNGAIYYGLGVTEHSQGSTMVMGIANLAMATGNIGREGVGVNPLRGQNNVQGSCDMGSFPHEFPGYRHVSGNEVRHQFEQAWGVPLQSEPGLRIPNMFEAALDGEFKALYIEGEDIAQSDPNIQHVHAALGAMECVVVQDLFLNETAKFAHVFLPGSSFLEKDGTFTNAERRISLVRKVMDAPGGYADWEITQLLSNALGYPMQYKHASEVMDEIASLTPTFQGVSFARINELGSIQWPCNAEHPEGTPVMHVDEFVRGKGRFLVTEYVPTRERVNGKYPLILTTGRILSQYNVGAQTRRTENNVWHAEDRLELHPQDAEDRGIKSGDWVGIQSRAGETVLRALVSERMQPGVVYTTFHFPGSGANVITTENSDWATNCPEYKVTAVEIMRVSQPSEWQKRYHEFSEAQQEMLDKAKHVVAAR from the coding sequence ATGTTATCGATTATCGAACACGATTTTGGCACGCCGCTTTCCAAATCCGGCAAGCGCGTGTCGCTGGAAATAGACGGCTTTACGGTCGATGTGGCCGAGGGCACATCGGTGATGCGTGCGGCGGCCAGCATCGGCATCGCGATCCCGAAACTGTGCGCCACTGAAATGCTCGACGCGTTCGGTTCGTGTCGTCTGTGCCTGGTTCAAGTCGAAGGCATGAAAGGTTATCCGGCCTCGTGCACCACGCCGGTTGCGCCAGGCATGAAGGTCACGACACAGAATAAAAAACTCGCCGATGTGCGCCGCGGCGTGATGGAACTCTACATCTCAGATCACCCACTCGATTGCCTCACGTGCCCGGCGAACGGCCACTGCGAACTGCAGGACATGGCAGGCGTGGTCGGCCTGCGCGAAGTGCGTTACGGCTATGCGGGCGAGAATCATCTCGACGCGAAGAAAGACGAAAGCAATCCGTATTTCACGTTCGATCCAAGCAAGTGCATCGTCTGTTCGCGCTGCGTTCGCGCATGCGAAGAAGTGCAGGGCACGTTTGCGCTGACCATCGAAGGTCGCGGGTTCGATTCCAAGGTGGCGGCCAGCCAGAATGATTCGTTTCTCGATTCCGAATGTGTCTCGTGCGGCGCGTGTGTGCAGGCGTGCCCGACGGCAACGCTGTCGGAAAAAAGCCTGATCGCCAAAGGCCAGGCCGAACACAGCATCACTACCACGTGCGCGTATTGCGGTGTCGGTTGTTCATTCCGCGCCGAGATGAAAGGCCAGGAACTCGTGCGCATGGTGCCGAACATGGACGGCCAAGCGAATCACGGCCACTCGTGCGTCAAGGGCAGGTTTGCGATCGGCTACACCACGCATCCCGATCGCATTACCAAGCCGATGATCCGCGCGCGGATCGGCGATCCGTGGCGCGAAGTTTCGTGGGAGGAAGCGATCAAGCATACCGCTGCAGAGTTCCGCCGTATCCAGAAACAATACGGACGCGATTCGGTCGGCGGCATTACGTCATCGCGTTGCACCAACGAAGAAACCTATCTCGTGCAGAAGCTCGTGCGCGCGGCGTTCGGCAACAACAACGTCGACACCTGCGCGCGTGTTTGTCATTCACCGACTGGCTACGGATTGAAAAATACGCTCGGCGAATCTGCCGGCACACAAGATTTCGATTCGGTGATGCTGGCCGATGTGATCTTCGTGATCGGCGCCAACCCGACCGACGGTCATCCGGTGTTCGCATCGCAGATGAAACGTCGCCTGCGCCAAGGTGCGAAGCTGATCGTCGCCGATCCGCGGCGCATCGATCTGATTCGCACACCGCATATCGAAGCGCAGCATCACTTGCAATTGCGACCGGGAACCAACGTCGCGCTGATCAACAGTGTCGCGCATGTCATCGTCGCAGAAGGGTTGCTGAATGAAGCGTTTGTCGCGCAGCGTTGCGAGAAAGAATCCTTTGATAAGTGGCGCGCGTTTGTTGGCGAACTACGCAACTCACCGGAGGCAATGGAAACCGTCACCGGCGTGCCCGCCGCCGAAGTGCGCGCCGCCGCGCGGCTCTATGCGACCGGCGGCAACGGCGCGATTTACTACGGTTTGGGCGTGACCGAACACAGCCAAGGTTCGACGATGGTGATGGGTATCGCCAACCTCGCGATGGCCACCGGCAATATCGGTCGCGAAGGTGTTGGCGTGAATCCGCTGCGTGGCCAGAACAATGTGCAGGGTTCGTGCGACATGGGTTCGTTCCCGCACGAATTCCCGGGCTACCGACATGTATCCGGCAACGAAGTGCGGCATCAGTTTGAGCAGGCGTGGGGCGTGCCGCTGCAATCCGAACCCGGCCTGCGCATTCCGAACATGTTCGAGGCCGCGCTCGATGGCGAGTTCAAGGCGCTGTACATCGAAGGCGAGGATATCGCGCAGTCCGATCCGAACATCCAGCACGTGCACGCCGCGCTCGGTGCGATGGAATGCGTCGTGGTGCAGGATCTGTTTCTCAACGAAACCGCGAAGTTCGCGCACGTGTTCTTGCCGGGCTCATCGTTCCTCGAAAAAGACGGCACGTTCACCAATGCCGAGCGGCGCATTTCACTCGTGCGCAAGGTGATGGATGCGCCAGGCGGTTACGCCGATTGGGAGATCACGCAACTGCTTTCCAACGCGCTCGGTTATCCGATGCAGTACAAACACGCGTCGGAAGTCATGGACGAAATCGCCAGCCTCACACCGACTTTCCAAGGCGTGAGTTTTGCGCGCATCAACGAACTCGGCAGCATCCAGTGGCCGTGCAACGCCGAACATCCCGAGGGCACGCCGGTGATGCATGTGGATGAATTCGTACGTGGCAAGGGACGTTTCCTCGTGACGGAATATGTGCCGACGCGCGAGCGCGTCAACGGCAAATATCCGCTGATTCTCACCACTGGTCGCATCCTGTCGCAGTACAACGTTGGCGCACAAACACGTCGTACCGAAAACAACGTCTGGCACGCCGAAGACCGGCTCGAACTGCATCCGCAGGACGCAGAGGATCGTGGTATCAAGAGCGGCGACTGGGTCGGCATTCAGAGTCGTGCAGGCGAAACCGTATTGCGCGCCTTGGTCAGCGAACGCATGCAGCCGGGCGTGGTCTACACCACATTCCATTTTCCGGGCTCGGGCGCGAACGTGATCACCACCGAGAATTCCGATTGGGCCACTAATTGCCCGGAATACAAGGTCACCGCGGTCGAGATCATGCGCGTCAGCCAGCCTTCGGAATGGCAAAAACGCTACCACGAATTCAGCGAAGCGCAGCAGGAAATGCTCGACAAGGCCAAGCATGTTGTCGCCGCCCGCTGA
- a CDS encoding hybrid sensor histidine kinase/response regulator produces the protein MLHVGQAIFGASQRVSLRRAGGKIEDRFVDFVYQPIVDDSGTVTGLFVEGSDVTDRVRSDAALRESEARFREAADAAPVLIWISDTTKARIWFNQPWLNFTGSTMQQHLGHGWVESVHHEDRERYIATYNASFDRHESFRMDYRLKRHDGIYRVIDASGVPRFAADGVFLGYIGSCLDVTEARGIETELRRWNETLEARVEERTREHDRVWVHSRDLLVVIGSSGIFRAVSPAWTQTLGHATTEVVGRSFLDFIHPDDAQKGQLALNSAAAGNDLSKFEDRYLHKDGSVRWLSWHTSLEGGLVYAYGRDITNEKMAAEELEQSAARLRAIFETNHQFQGLLTLEGIVLDANKTSLTAIDCTRADVVGKAFWDSPWFSSTSGIRDLVQEAVEKAASGQIVRQEIHVNLPVGGWRWFDFALRPVFDSSGNVFAIVLEAIELTERRNAEEALRQSQKMEVVGQLTGGIAHDFNNLLAGISGSLELLEARVAQGRVDGMERYISTAQASAMRAAALTQRLLAFSRRQTLDPKTTDINRLVSDMADLIRRTMGPAIEVEVVGAGGLWLTKVDVSQLENALLNLCVNARDAMPDGGRLTIETANKWLDEHTARGHDLSPGQYVCLSVTDTGTGMGSEVIQHAFEPFFTTKPLGQGTGLGLSMIYGFVRQSEGQVRIYSEIDKGTTLSLYLPRFVGKPDVEQPAEFSKESADGYGETVLVIDDEPTIRELIVEVLESAGYVALSAPDGSAGLKIVRCDVRIDLLITDVGLPGGMNGRQVADAAREIRPGLKTLFITGYAENAAVGNGHLDHGMQLLTKPFALATLAAKVREMVEG, from the coding sequence ATGTTACACGTCGGCCAGGCCATTTTTGGCGCATCACAGCGAGTCAGTCTGCGCCGTGCTGGCGGCAAGATCGAAGATCGATTCGTCGACTTTGTCTACCAGCCGATAGTCGATGATAGCGGTACAGTAACCGGTTTGTTCGTCGAAGGATCTGACGTAACTGATCGAGTGCGCAGCGATGCCGCGTTGCGAGAAAGCGAGGCAAGATTTCGTGAAGCCGCCGACGCAGCGCCAGTGTTGATCTGGATTTCCGATACCACCAAGGCACGCATCTGGTTCAATCAGCCGTGGCTGAATTTCACCGGCAGCACGATGCAGCAGCATCTCGGTCATGGCTGGGTTGAGAGCGTGCATCATGAGGATCGCGAACGTTATATCGCTACTTACAACGCATCGTTTGATCGGCATGAATCGTTTCGCATGGATTACCGACTGAAACGTCATGACGGCATCTATCGTGTGATCGATGCCAGCGGCGTGCCGCGCTTCGCCGCTGATGGCGTGTTTCTCGGCTATATCGGATCGTGCCTCGACGTCACCGAGGCGCGCGGTATCGAAACGGAATTGCGGCGCTGGAACGAGACTCTGGAGGCGCGAGTCGAAGAACGCACGCGTGAACATGACCGTGTCTGGGTTCATTCTCGCGACTTGTTGGTCGTCATCGGCAGCAGCGGCATTTTTCGTGCTGTCAGCCCGGCATGGACGCAAACCCTCGGGCATGCGACTACCGAAGTAGTGGGGCGGAGTTTCCTCGACTTCATTCATCCGGACGATGCGCAAAAGGGGCAGCTTGCGTTGAACTCCGCTGCCGCGGGTAACGATCTCAGCAAATTCGAAGACCGTTACCTGCACAAGGACGGCAGTGTGCGCTGGTTGTCGTGGCATACCTCGCTGGAAGGTGGCCTGGTTTACGCTTATGGGCGCGATATCACCAACGAAAAAATGGCAGCTGAGGAACTCGAACAATCCGCGGCGCGGCTGCGTGCGATCTTCGAAACCAATCATCAATTCCAGGGATTGCTGACGCTTGAAGGCATCGTGCTTGATGCCAATAAGACCTCTCTCACCGCGATTGACTGCACGCGCGCCGACGTGGTGGGAAAGGCTTTCTGGGATTCGCCCTGGTTCAGCAGCACGTCGGGGATTCGTGATCTTGTGCAAGAGGCCGTGGAAAAGGCTGCATCCGGCCAGATCGTGCGCCAGGAAATACATGTCAATTTGCCGGTGGGTGGCTGGCGCTGGTTCGACTTCGCCTTGCGACCAGTGTTCGATAGCAGCGGCAACGTGTTTGCCATCGTGCTGGAAGCGATCGAATTGACTGAGCGCAGGAACGCTGAAGAAGCATTGCGCCAGTCGCAAAAAATGGAAGTAGTCGGTCAACTCACCGGCGGCATCGCGCATGATTTCAACAACCTGCTTGCTGGAATATCCGGCAGTCTGGAATTGCTCGAAGCGCGGGTAGCGCAAGGCCGCGTGGATGGCATGGAACGCTACATCAGCACCGCACAGGCATCGGCCATGCGCGCCGCGGCGTTAACTCAGCGATTGCTGGCTTTTTCACGGCGCCAGACGCTCGATCCGAAAACCACCGACATCAATCGCCTCGTCAGTGACATGGCCGACCTGATTCGTCGCACGATGGGGCCGGCGATCGAGGTTGAAGTTGTTGGCGCTGGCGGATTGTGGCTGACCAAAGTCGATGTATCGCAGCTCGAAAATGCGTTGCTCAATCTGTGCGTCAATGCGCGCGATGCGATGCCCGACGGTGGCAGGCTGACCATCGAAACAGCCAATAAGTGGCTCGACGAACATACCGCGCGCGGGCACGATCTCTCGCCGGGTCAATATGTTTGCCTATCGGTCACAGATACCGGAACGGGGATGGGCAGCGAAGTTATCCAGCATGCGTTCGAACCATTTTTCACGACCAAGCCACTCGGGCAGGGCACCGGACTTGGGCTGTCGATGATTTATGGTTTTGTGCGGCAGTCCGAAGGGCAGGTGCGGATTTATTCCGAGATCGACAAGGGCACCACGTTGTCGCTTTACCTGCCGCGATTTGTCGGAAAACCCGACGTAGAGCAACCCGCCGAGTTCTCCAAGGAAAGCGCTGATGGCTACGGCGAAACTGTATTGGTGATCGATGACGAGCCAACCATTCGCGAATTGATTGTGGAAGTGCTGGAGTCTGCCGGTTACGTGGCGTTATCGGCCCCCGACGGCTCTGCCGGATTGAAGATCGTCAGATGCGATGTGCGCATCGACTTGCTGATTACCGACGTAGGTTTGCCAGGCGGAATGAACGGACGCCAAGTGGCCGACGCCGCGCGTGAAATTCGCCCCGGATTGAAGACTCTTTTTATCACCGGTTATGCGGAAAATGCCGCAGTGGGAAATGGCCATCTCGATCATGGCATGCAATTGCTGACCAAGCCTTTTGCGCTGGCGACGCTAGCCGCGAAGGTTCGCGAAATGGTTGAGGGCTGA
- a CDS encoding DUF4142 domain-containing protein: MGFHAQPAMHVASQRKGLALVLQVLCLARLMHDHVLSKTSFRQTFCGRFLMNIRHASLAIALVFAMPCGNAFGDEENIDSTQLHDMDKAFLDAAASADHAEIELSKVALAKTRTPAIRTFAQQMIADHGKNYLELQTLCRNKKYAIAPELDADHRTLLRKLNSANSDDGFDRAYLDATIADHMRMDALLDRAANNSNDSDIKRYSANTSLIVKKHEQMAQDLVAK; encoded by the coding sequence TTGGGCTTTCATGCCCAGCCTGCCATGCACGTTGCGAGCCAGCGAAAAGGCTTGGCCCTGGTCTTGCAGGTTTTATGTTTAGCGAGGTTGATGCATGACCACGTTTTATCGAAAACATCATTTCGGCAAACTTTCTGCGGGAGATTTCTCATGAACATTCGACACGCAAGTCTGGCCATTGCGCTCGTATTTGCGATGCCTTGCGGCAACGCATTCGGCGACGAGGAAAATATCGATAGCACGCAGTTGCACGACATGGATAAAGCATTTCTCGATGCAGCCGCGTCTGCCGATCATGCGGAAATCGAGCTGAGCAAAGTTGCTTTGGCGAAAACGCGAACGCCCGCCATCCGGACATTTGCGCAACAGATGATCGCTGATCACGGCAAGAATTACCTCGAGTTGCAGACACTCTGCCGCAACAAGAAATACGCGATTGCTCCCGAGCTGGATGCAGACCATCGCACGCTGTTGCGTAAACTGAATTCGGCAAATAGTGACGATGGATTCGACCGTGCGTATCTGGATGCGACGATCGCCGATCACATGCGCATGGATGCATTGCTTGACCGCGCCGCAAATAACAGTAATGACAGCGACATCAAACGCTACTCCGCCAACACCTCGCTCATCGTCAAAAAGCATGAACAGATGGCGCAGGATCTTGTTGCGAAATAA
- the fdhD gene encoding formate dehydrogenase accessory sulfurtransferase FdhD — MISSEDAATPSMAAFVQRDVQRSRDGQIVILRDCIAEEIPVALIYNGTAHVVMMATPQNLDDFALGFSLSEGLIETAAELQSIDMEYASDAVRVLMQIPERRHAALLLQGRNLIGRSGCGICGTQDIAQVLRAPEKVGEGVFIFEAALKRALAHLHDQQSINAVTGATHAAAWATSDGVITMLREDVGRHNALDKLIGALIRIESDFDAGFLLVTSRASYEMALKAVNVGISLMAAISAPTALAIRVAEQANMSLIGFARPQSHVIYTHPKRIVSDPAARST; from the coding sequence ATGATTTCATCGGAGGATGCGGCGACGCCCTCGATGGCAGCGTTCGTGCAACGCGACGTGCAACGTTCGCGCGACGGCCAGATCGTGATCCTGCGCGATTGCATCGCCGAGGAAATTCCGGTCGCACTGATCTATAACGGCACGGCGCATGTGGTGATGATGGCAACGCCGCAAAACCTCGACGATTTTGCTCTTGGTTTTTCACTGAGCGAAGGCTTGATCGAGACTGCCGCGGAGTTGCAATCGATCGATATGGAGTACGCCAGCGATGCCGTGCGTGTGCTGATGCAGATTCCGGAAAGGCGCCACGCTGCGTTGCTGTTGCAAGGCCGCAACCTGATCGGTCGCAGTGGTTGCGGTATCTGCGGCACGCAGGATATTGCACAGGTTTTGCGCGCGCCAGAGAAGGTCGGCGAAGGTGTGTTTATCTTTGAGGCGGCGTTGAAAAGAGCGCTAGCGCACCTGCACGATCAGCAATCGATCAACGCCGTGACCGGCGCGACGCACGCCGCCGCATGGGCGACATCCGACGGTGTGATCACGATGTTGCGCGAAGATGTCGGGCGGCATAACGCGCTGGATAAACTTATCGGTGCGTTGATACGAATCGAGTCCGATTTCGATGCAGGATTTCTGCTCGTCACTAGTCGCGCGAGTTACGAAATGGCGCTCAAGGCGGTCAATGTTGGCATCAGCTTGATGGCCGCGATTTCCGCACCGACCGCGCTGGCGATTCGTGTTGCCGAGCAGGCCAATATGAGCCTGATCGGATTTGCGCGACCGCAAAGTCACGTCATCTACACTCATCCAAAGCGCATCGTCAGCGACCCGGCGGCCAGATCGACATGA
- a CDS encoding PAS domain-containing protein: MSDTRSDAANVGDFLQRGGLTGALIRDYDWAATALGPIGSWPQSLKSAVGMVVHSTVPIVLLWGSDGIMIYNDAYSRFAGARHPQALGAKVRESWAEVADFNDNVMKVGLSGGTLAYKDQELTLYRHGIAEQVWMNLDYSPVLDERGVPAGVVAIVVETTARVLADRRNAAERDRLRKMFEQAPGFMALFEGPNHVFTFANAAYMRLIGPRDVIGKPVREALPEVGEQGFFDLLDECYTSARPFLAHHSESVCAVLAARSKIDSSTLSTSR; encoded by the coding sequence TTGTCCGATACTCGATCAGATGCGGCAAACGTCGGTGATTTTCTGCAACGCGGCGGATTGACCGGCGCACTTATTCGCGATTACGACTGGGCTGCGACCGCATTGGGGCCGATTGGCTCGTGGCCGCAAAGCCTCAAATCTGCAGTCGGCATGGTAGTGCATTCGACCGTGCCGATCGTGCTGCTGTGGGGTTCGGACGGCATCATGATCTACAACGATGCGTATTCGCGCTTTGCCGGCGCCAGGCATCCGCAAGCACTCGGCGCCAAAGTGCGCGAATCATGGGCCGAGGTCGCGGATTTCAACGACAACGTGATGAAGGTAGGACTGAGTGGCGGCACGCTCGCCTACAAGGATCAAGAACTGACCCTGTATCGCCACGGCATCGCCGAACAGGTATGGATGAACCTGGATTATTCGCCGGTGCTGGATGAGCGCGGCGTGCCCGCTGGCGTGGTCGCGATTGTGGTGGAAACCACCGCTCGGGTGCTAGCCGATCGGCGCAACGCGGCCGAGCGCGATCGGTTGCGCAAGATGTTTGAACAAGCGCCCGGATTCATGGCGTTGTTCGAAGGGCCGAACCATGTATTCACTTTCGCCAACGCTGCCTACATGCGTTTGATCGGCCCGCGTGATGTGATCGGCAAACCGGTGCGTGAGGCATTACCTGAAGTCGGGGAGCAAGGTTTTTTCGACTTGCTTGATGAATGTTACACGTCGGCCAGGCCATTTTTGGCGCATCACAGCGAGTCAGTCTGCGCCGTGCTGGCGGCAAGATCGAAGATCGATTCGTCGACTTTGTCTACCAGCCGATAG
- a CDS encoding sensor histidine kinase → MCIIVHASRADPLIHQWIFLPFLEILMTQDLPNPDLSAQLSHEVRMFAAGLAHAMANVVGSLQMNAELSRMYAKRNDLERAMLPLERLAQDCTRANKVIADLQRLAGSLSNTKVVRMPLVSVVNMALDAARAKVDSSAEPVVDLRSSGEPAEIDANGHLILIELMRNALNSGANTVVVTTQVTSSEANISVEDDGLGIDAETCKRIFEPFFTTRREHGNSGLGLTISKHLSSRLGGSLDMPAIPGKGVKIILTLPRLDAPT, encoded by the coding sequence TTGTGCATCATCGTTCACGCAAGTCGCGCGGATCCACTCATTCATCAATGGATTTTTCTGCCATTCCTGGAAATTTTGATGACCCAAGATTTACCCAATCCTGATTTATCCGCGCAGCTCAGTCACGAAGTGCGCATGTTCGCTGCGGGCCTCGCCCACGCAATGGCGAATGTGGTCGGCTCATTGCAAATGAATGCCGAACTCAGCCGCATGTATGCAAAACGCAATGACTTGGAGCGTGCAATGCTGCCGCTGGAACGGCTGGCGCAAGATTGCACGCGCGCGAACAAGGTAATTGCGGATCTGCAGCGACTGGCCGGGTCATTGTCGAACACGAAAGTCGTGCGCATGCCGCTGGTTTCTGTTGTGAACATGGCACTCGACGCCGCGCGCGCGAAGGTGGATTCCTCTGCCGAGCCTGTTGTTGATCTGCGCTCGTCTGGTGAGCCAGCAGAAATTGATGCGAATGGCCATCTCATTCTTATCGAACTCATGCGCAATGCATTGAACTCTGGTGCAAACACGGTTGTGGTGACGACCCAGGTCACTTCGAGCGAAGCAAATATAAGTGTCGAAGATGATGGCTTGGGGATTGATGCGGAGACGTGCAAAAGGATCTTCGAACCATTTTTCACAACTCGTCGCGAACATGGCAACAGCGGCTTGGGACTTACTATTTCGAAACACCTGTCGAGTCGGCTCGGTGGTTCACTTGATATGCCAGCGATTCCCGGCAAAGGTGTAAAAATCATCCTCACTCTGCCACGGCTGGACGCTCCAACCTGA
- a CDS encoding formate dehydrogenase subunit delta, translating to MSEKPAHTRYEHLVQMANDISHFFQSETDHEVAISSVAKHIRSFWVPRMRQHIIAHLHAGGEGMSTLAREAVLRLETDAAKETV from the coding sequence ATGAGCGAAAAACCTGCGCATACGAGATACGAACATCTAGTGCAGATGGCCAACGATATCAGCCATTTTTTCCAGTCCGAAACCGATCACGAAGTTGCGATCAGTTCGGTGGCGAAACACATCCGCAGTTTCTGGGTGCCGCGCATGCGCCAGCACATCATCGCCCATCTGCATGCGGGCGGCGAGGGCATGAGCACACTTGCACGTGAGGCGGTGTTGCGGCTTGAAACGGATGCGGCAAAAGAAACTGTCTGA